From the genome of Triticum aestivum cultivar Chinese Spring chromosome 3B, IWGSC CS RefSeq v2.1, whole genome shotgun sequence, one region includes:
- the LOC123070342 gene encoding violaxanthin de-epoxidase, chloroplastic, with the protein MATTLPTSAAAATAAVRIFQPTGFRLPRTSSVFAPKRSASRRLSGITCSPGIASVAGQATSPEDAVRIVAVVGDGSISPLKDTPWDEVMRHTADRLKWVDEGFEMLVFTDKSIDHDDLKKELSHCDMLVNVAITGQESVQWLIHSSKNIPNVLCFQSSPSLINKLGATFVQYTGEQDLFGKLINVGKPSGTEESTEVLKTISNAWERHNSDDIRFCLLVVVNAYIRPVAMLKNLRAKGLSTLGCMITNCGPQILNCLFDPDCRKAIQCLNSCSPTDQVCNYRCIASYESPHLEAFSLCVLQKHNCLELNAEIPSKPSVTPLSMFREQKLSHEVAEDLFVGWLDGLEWSWRVVAGQNPAYDQFPCQYQLFYRGKAKGSFWYEPIFQVRTLEGKLVWRRRKYRVRRASVPGTFYFSVLDNGVVSKEFWTIVDVSDDFSWGLFHYHGAAQAAGQSYTGAVLVTPDGSYPDGDNPRLDSALEKCGIKKWELYMVDNCSCTGAPLGTPEGSRLHYQIAPGKEAGIMQRI; encoded by the exons ATGGCGACCACTCTCCCaacctccgctgccgccgccaccgccgccgttcggATCTTCCAACCGACCGGATTCCGCCTCCCTAGAACCTCTTCCGTGTTTGCCCCCAAGCGTTCCGCTAGTCGCCGCCTCTCCGGCATCACCTGCTCCCCCGGGATTGCCAGCGTCGCCGGCCAAGCCACGTCCCCGGAAGACGCCGTCCGCATCGTGGCCGTCGTTGGCGACGGAAGCATCAGCCCGCTCAAGGATACGCCCTGGGACGAGGTTATGCGCCATACG GCTGATAGGTTGAAGTGGGTTGATGAAGGATTTGAAATGCTTGTATTCACCGACAAGTCGATTGACCATGATGATCTTAAGAAAGAGTTGTCTCACTGTGATATGCTAGTCAATGTTGCAATAACAGGCCAGGAGTCTGTTCAGTGGCTTATACATAGCAGTAAGAACATTCCAAATGTACTTTGTTTTCAGTCATCTCCGTCCTTAATAAACAAGTTAGGAGCCACATTTGTTCAGTACACTGGAGAGCAGGACCTCTTTGGCAAGCTAATCAATGTTGGAAAACCAAGTGGAACAGAGGAATCAACTGAAGTCCTCAAGACGATATCCAATGCGTGGGAAAGGCACAACTCAGATGACATTAGGTTTTGCTTACTTGTTGTGGTTAATGCATACATAAGACCGGTGGCTATGCTGAAAAACCTTAGGGCAAAAGGTCTGTCTACCCTAGGCTGTATGATAACAAACTGCGGTCCTCAAATACTGAATTGTTTGTTTGATCCCGACTGTAGGAAAGCCATTCAGTGTCTGAATTCTTGCTCTCCAACCGACCAGGTCTGCAACTATCGCTGCATTGCATCGTACGAGAGTCcgcatctagaggccttttccctCTGTGTTTTGCAAAAGCACAACTGCCTTGAGCTCAATGCTGAGATCCCTAGTAAGCCCTCTGTGACCCCACTATCAATGTTCAGAGAACAAAAGCTTAGCCATGAAGTTGCAGAAGACCTGTTTGTCGGCTGGCTGGACGGCTTGGAGTGGAGCTGGAGAGTTGTAGCTGGACAGAATCCAGCATATGACCAATTCCCATGCCAGTACCAACTATTCTACAGAGGGAAAGCTAAAGGTTCATTTTGGTATGAGCCAATTTTTCAAGTCAGAACCCTGGAAGGGAAGCTGGTTTGGAGGCGTAGAAAGTACAGAGTGAGAAGAGCTAGCGTACCTGGTACATTTTATTTCAGTGTGCTGGATAATGGTGTGGTTTCGAAAGAGTTTTGGACAATTGTTGATGTTTCAGATGATTTCAGCTGGGGTCTGTTCCATTACCATGGAGCTGCTCAGGCTGCTGGACAATCATACACTGGAGCAGTGCTTGTTACCCCTGATGGGTCTTATCCTGACGGGGACAACCCAAGATTGGACTCTGCTTTGGAGAAATGTGGTATCAAGAAATGGGAGCTTTATATGGTTGACAACTGCTCCTGCACGGGTGCGCCTTTGGGAACTCCCGAAGGTTCACGGCTGCATTACCAGATCGCTCCAGGAAAAGAAGCTGGCATTATGCAGAGAATATGA
- the LOC123070345 gene encoding uncharacterized protein isoform X2 has product MGKTKTCSRSLSYSSSWWAYDGGPALLAPPAQPLPLLLLLPAHPQRREDATSISHKLTRTIESNSRSEIASTLEYSHRQHDQLCLKLMNKCKDQKLELLLTGSSTSRVAPGSSTSRPAWEEQQLADEQQVEERSGGDDRGLEVEDELQFQARRELQVQALETQARAGPGWREGIEAQPWAA; this is encoded by the exons ATGGGGAAGACGAAGACTTGCTCCAGAAGCTTGTCTTACTCCTCGAGCTGGTGGGCTTATGATGGAGGACCTGCACTCTTGGCTCCACCAGCGCAGCCGCTGCCGCTTCTGCTTCTGCTCCCCGCTCACCCACAGCGCAG AGAAGATGCTACTAGTATCTCTCACAAGTTAACTAGAACAATTGAAAGCAACAGTAGATCAGAAATTGCTTCTACTCTAG AGTACTCTCACCGGCAGCATGATCAATTGTGTTTGAAATTAATGAACAAGTGCAAGGATCAGAAATTGGAGCTTCTTCTCACCGGCAGCAGCACAAGCAGGGTAGCTCCAGGCAGCAGCACGAGCAGGCCCGCCTGGGAGGAGCAGCAACTTGCAGACGAGCAGCAGGTCGAGGAGAGGAGTGGGGGAGACGACAGGGGCCTCGAGGTTGAGGATGAGCTTCAATTCCAGGCCCGCCGGGAGCTCCAGGTCCAGGCGCTCGAGACCCAGGCGCGCGCAGGTCCTGGCTGGCGGGAGGGGATAGAGGCGCAGCCTTGGGCGGCGTAA
- the LOC123070341 gene encoding protein IQ-DOMAIN 31 isoform X2 has product MGKSPAKWIKSVLLGKKSTKSNSTKAKDLPAAANSNGCTAGKEPESSDNSPLISEPVLVSSHNVSEISNLPNGRAIENMVRVGSDTQISPEKLREELAAVKAQAAFRGYLARRAFRALKGIIRLQALIRGHLVRRQAVSTLRGTWLIVKFQALVRGRNVRFSSAATQLAVKFGQHKYGGDKSSDAWKEKLSSHPYVRKLLSSPILVQALHVQYDETNPNSALNWLERWTISCIWKPVSKPKIVTDGKPQVRRASYAMETHSAKLKRNVRKSSTATVETQANTVESEKWKRNPRKLNGSPADSVPDSQLSELEKVKRNLKKAANSMAEASKISTKADVLKVPNSIADELKILGSMAEPSKKSSILNGISDHQDSECEKALESTREALFPLETQDSHSGNLLENSNISKLVPDIKYDLEASFLGDKVNEPTTVAQADEVIQLQNLDNGYDIIERKEETRSKEEPLPNGSLKTKRRSSFSNSEYPESGTKNTPVPSRKPSYMAPTESLKAKLRGPPRLDSDLPVDKNAFTRRKSLPSAANNRAIKTEWRR; this is encoded by the exons ATGGGGAAGTCCCCGGCCAAGTGGATAAAGTCCGTGCTCCTCGGGAAGAAATCAACAAAATCCAATTCTACCAAGGCAAAGGATCTTCCAGCA GCTGCAAACAGCAACGGATGCACTGCTGGGAAGGAGCCTGAATCCTCTGATAATTCTCCCCTCATCTCGGAGCCGGTACTTGTTAGCTCCCACAATGTGTCTGAAATTTCCAACTTGCCCAATGGGAGGGCAATCGAAAACATGGTTAGAGTTGGGTCCGACACGCAAATTAGTCCAGAGAAACTGAGAGAAGAACTAGCAGCAGTGAAGGCGCAAGCCGCTTTTCGAGGTTACCTG GCACGCAGGGCCTTCCGCGCATTAAAAGGTATCATCAGACTTCAGGCACTGATTCGAGGGCATCTTGTAAGGAGGCAGGCCGTTTCAACCCTTCGTGGAACATGGTTGATTGTGAAGTTTCAAGCTCTAGTTCGTGGAAGAAATGTTAGATTTTCTAGTGCTGCCACGCAATTAGCTGTGAAGTTTGGTCAACATAAGTATGGG GGTGACAAGTCGTCGGATGCATGGAAGGAGAAGCTATCTTCACATCCATATGTTCGAAAG CTTCTGTCTTCACCAATTTTGGTACAAGCTCTTCACGTTCAGTATGATGAGACAAACCCCAATTCAGCCCTCAACTGGCTGGAGAGATGGACAATAAGCTGCATCTGGAAGCCTGTTTCCAAACCAAAAATAGTTACTGACGGGAAACCACAAGTAAGGAGGGCCAGTTATGCCATGGAAACTCACTCAGCAAAGTTAAAGCGCAATGTTCGGAAGTCTTCTACTGCCACTGTTGAGACTCAGGCAAATACCGTTGAATCTGAAAAATGGAAAAGAAACCCACGGAAATTGAATGGCTCACCTGCTGATTCAGTACCAGACAGCCAGTTATCTGAACTTGAGAAGGTTAAAAGGAACCTTAAGAAGGCAGCTAACTCCATGGCTGAAGCCTCTAAGATATCTACCAAGGCTGATGTGTTGAAGGTACCTAATTCCATAGCTGATGAGCTGAAGATACTTGGTTCCATGGCTGAACCCTCAAAAAAATCCAGCATACTGAACGGTATCTCTGACCATCAAGACAGCGAATGCGAGAAAGCACTAGAGAGTACACGTGAGGCTCTGTTTCCTCTTGAAACTCAAGATTCTCACAGTGGCAATCTTTTGGAAAATTCAAATATAAGTAAGTTGGTACCTGACATAAAATATGATCTAGAAGCATCATTCTTAGGGGACAAAGTTAATGAACCCACTACTGTCGCTCAAGCAGATGAAGTCATACAACTGCAGAACCTTGATAACGGATATGATATTATAGAAAGGAAAGAAGAGACTAGGTCCAAGGAAGAACCTCTGCCTAATGGAAGCCTTAAAACCAAGAGAAGGTCTTCGTTCTCTAATTCAGAATACCCTGAGAGTGGAACCAAGAATACTCCAGTTCCATCAAGGAAGCCAAGCTATATGGCTCCAACAGAATCGTTAAAGGCGAAATTGCGAGGACCACCCAGATTAGACTCTGATCTACCAGTGGACAAGAATGCCTTCACTCGACGTAAGTCTCTTCCTTCTGCTGCAAACA ATAGAGCAATCAAAACAGAATGGAGGCGGTGA
- the LOC123070345 gene encoding uncharacterized protein isoform X1, translating into MTRSSSSISSSSSTSSRPPAPAAALDDPLLVLELLILEHLLQTSSSGGGGVGNTTRAWGRRRLAPEACLTPRAGGLMMEDLHSWLHQRSRCRFCFCSPLTHSAEYSHRQHDQLCLKLMNKCKDQKLELLLTGSSTSRVAPGSSTSRPAWEEQQLADEQQVEERSGGDDRGLEVEDELQFQARRELQVQALETQARAGPGWREGIEAQPWAA; encoded by the exons ATGACCCGCTCCTCGTCCTCGATCTCCTCATCCTCGAGCACCTCCTCCAGACCCCCAGCTCCGGCAGCGGCGCTCGATGACCCGCTCCtcgtcctcgagctcctcatcctcgAGCACCTCCTCCAGACCTCgagctccggcggcggtggcgtgggAAACACGACCAGGGCATGGGGAAGACGAAGACTTGCTCCAGAAGCTTGTCTTACTCCTCGAGCTGGTGGGCTTATGATGGAGGACCTGCACTCTTGGCTCCACCAGCGCAGCCGCTGCCGCTTCTGCTTCTGCTCCCCGCTCACCCACAGCGCAG AGTACTCTCACCGGCAGCATGATCAATTGTGTTTGAAATTAATGAACAAGTGCAAGGATCAGAAATTGGAGCTTCTTCTCACCGGCAGCAGCACAAGCAGGGTAGCTCCAGGCAGCAGCACGAGCAGGCCCGCCTGGGAGGAGCAGCAACTTGCAGACGAGCAGCAGGTCGAGGAGAGGAGTGGGGGAGACGACAGGGGCCTCGAGGTTGAGGATGAGCTTCAATTCCAGGCCCGCCGGGAGCTCCAGGTCCAGGCGCTCGAGACCCAGGCGCGCGCAGGTCCTGGCTGGCGGGAGGGGATAGAGGCGCAGCCTTGGGCGGCGTAA
- the LOC123070344 gene encoding uncharacterized protein yields the protein MAGLYEKPSETYAKKRPRYPKEWFSMLASLTAGHHRAWDAGCGSGQASVSIAEHYDGVVATDVSEGQLRHAIAHPKVRYLHTPEDLPEDDLVALVGGEGSLDLVIVATAIHWFDVPLFYAVVNRVLRKPGGVLAVWGYNYDIHPFGDKLHGTLYPAMRPYMDPRTRLAMERYRELPFPFEPVGVGREGEPADVDMEAEMTLEDLAGFVMTGSVATTAREKGVDLEALVKGVMKEVEEGWGDEPTVPRKLVFKAFMLAGRPR from the exons ATGGCGGGGCTGTATGAGAAACCGTCGGAGACGTACGCCAAGAAGCGGCCGCGGTACCCCAAGGAGTGGTTCTCCATGCTCGCCTCCCTCACCGCCGGCCACCACCGCGCCTGGGACGCCGGCTGCGGCAGTGGCCAGGCTTCCGTCAGC ATCGCGGAGCACTACGACGGCGTGGTCGCGACGGACGTGAGCGAGGGCCAGCTCCGCCACGCCATCGCGCACCCCAAGGTGCGGTACCTGCACACGCCGGAGGACCTCCCGGAGGACGACCTCGTCGCCCTGGTCGGCGGCGAGGGCTCCCTGGACCTGGTCATCGTGGCGACCGCGATCCACTGGTTCGACGTCCCGCTCTTCTACGCCGTGGTGAACCGCGTCCTCAGGAAGCCCGGCGGCGTCCTCGCCGTGTGGGGGTACAACTACGACATCCACCCGTTCGGGGACAAGCTGCACGGGACGCTGTACCCGGCCATGCGGCCGTACATGGACCCGAGGACGAGGCTGGCCATGGAGCGGTACCGCGAGCTGCCGTTCCCGTTCGAGCCCGTCGGGGTGGGCCGCGAGGGCGAGCCGGCCGACGTCGACATGGAGGCGGAGATGACGCTGGAGGACCTGGCCGGGTTCGTGATGACCGGCTCCGTCGCCACCACGGCTAGGGAGAAAGGGGTGGACCTGGAGGCGCTTGTGAAGGGTGTGATGAAGGAGGTGGAAGAGGGGTGGGGGGATGAGCCGACGGTGCCCAGGAAGCTTGTGTTCAAGGCCTTCATGCTGGCTGGGAGGCCCAGGTGA
- the LOC123070343 gene encoding MRN complex-interacting protein isoform X1 encodes MATLFLALQCVECSTMQVKQQKKSSNKWACVVCNRRQSVLRVHARGYRAADLRRFVQDANLARGRGAPVREADWDPPVAGDQQDEPPREKKRMDWSEYLDDTGERHAGRGFADSRDDGIEVTTELPQERPKAPSLKRPRKAQLGVAGKRPKPPINPSLSKMQQMEQGPTCSTVCSATSTAEAQRSKFSKYLDSSFFEDRNQEGSGLHWTDLDESAPTTEVVVDDECICSTSYYAPTFILGVSDTSMLLRYSYLQISVGLGIGIITRNVLFHV; translated from the exons ATGGCGACGCTCTTCCTCGCCCTGCAGTGCGTGGAGTGCTCCACCATGCAG GTGAAGCAGCAGAAGAAGAGCAGCAACAAGTGGGCGTGCGTGGTGTGCAACCGGCGCCAGTCCGTGCTCCGGGTGCACGCCCGCGGCTACCGCGCCGCCGACCTGCGCCGCTTCGTCCAGGACGCGAACCTCGCACGCGGCCGCGGCGCGCCCGTGCGCGAGGCGGACTGGGACCCGCCGGTGGCCGGGGATCAACAAGACGAGCCCCCGAGGGAGAAGAAGCGGATGGACTGGTCCGAGTACCTGGACGACACCGGGGAGCGTCATGCCGGCCGCGGCTTTGCCGATTCTCGTGATGATG GGATTGAAGTGACAACTGAGCTACCCCAGGAAAGACCTAAAGCTCCTTCCTTGAAGAGGCCCCGAAAAGCCCAATTGGGTGTAGCTGGAAAGAGGCCCAAACCACCAATCAACCCCTCTTTATCCAAGATGCAGCAAATGGAACAAGGTCCAACTTGCTCAACTGTCTGCTCTGCAACTTCTACTGCTGAAG CACAAAGATCAAAGTTCAGCAAGTATTTGGACAGTAGCTTCTTTGAAGATAGAAATCAGGAGGGTTCTGGGCTCCATTGGACTGACCTTGATGAAAGTGCTCCCACTACTGAGGTAGTGGTGGATGATGAG TGTATCTGCTCAACCTCTTACTACGCACCCACCTTCATCCTTGGAGTTTCAGATACATCTATGTTACTAAGATATTCTTATCTTCAGATAAGTGTTGGATTAGGAATAGGAATTATAACTCGGAATGTTTTGTTTCATGTATAG
- the LOC123070343 gene encoding MRN complex-interacting protein isoform X2, producing the protein MATLFLALQCVECSTMQVKQQKKSSNKWACVVCNRRQSVLRVHARGYRAADLRRFVQDANLARGRGAPVREADWDPPVAGDQQDEPPREKKRMDWSEYLDDTGERHAGRGFADSRDDGIEVTTELPQERPKAPSLKRPRKAQLGVAGKRPKPPINPSLSKMQQMEQAQRSKFSKYLDSSFFEDRNQEGSGLHWTDLDESAPTTEVVVDDECICSTSYYAPTFILGVSDTSMLLRYSYLQISVGLGIGIITRNVLFHV; encoded by the exons ATGGCGACGCTCTTCCTCGCCCTGCAGTGCGTGGAGTGCTCCACCATGCAG GTGAAGCAGCAGAAGAAGAGCAGCAACAAGTGGGCGTGCGTGGTGTGCAACCGGCGCCAGTCCGTGCTCCGGGTGCACGCCCGCGGCTACCGCGCCGCCGACCTGCGCCGCTTCGTCCAGGACGCGAACCTCGCACGCGGCCGCGGCGCGCCCGTGCGCGAGGCGGACTGGGACCCGCCGGTGGCCGGGGATCAACAAGACGAGCCCCCGAGGGAGAAGAAGCGGATGGACTGGTCCGAGTACCTGGACGACACCGGGGAGCGTCATGCCGGCCGCGGCTTTGCCGATTCTCGTGATGATG GGATTGAAGTGACAACTGAGCTACCCCAGGAAAGACCTAAAGCTCCTTCCTTGAAGAGGCCCCGAAAAGCCCAATTGGGTGTAGCTGGAAAGAGGCCCAAACCACCAATCAACCCCTCTTTATCCAAGATGCAGCAAATGGAACAAG CACAAAGATCAAAGTTCAGCAAGTATTTGGACAGTAGCTTCTTTGAAGATAGAAATCAGGAGGGTTCTGGGCTCCATTGGACTGACCTTGATGAAAGTGCTCCCACTACTGAGGTAGTGGTGGATGATGAG TGTATCTGCTCAACCTCTTACTACGCACCCACCTTCATCCTTGGAGTTTCAGATACATCTATGTTACTAAGATATTCTTATCTTCAGATAAGTGTTGGATTAGGAATAGGAATTATAACTCGGAATGTTTTGTTTCATGTATAG
- the LOC123070341 gene encoding protein IQ-DOMAIN 31 isoform X1, translating into MGKSPAKWIKSVLLGKKSTKSNSTKAKDLPAKAANSNGCTAGKEPESSDNSPLISEPVLVSSHNVSEISNLPNGRAIENMVRVGSDTQISPEKLREELAAVKAQAAFRGYLARRAFRALKGIIRLQALIRGHLVRRQAVSTLRGTWLIVKFQALVRGRNVRFSSAATQLAVKFGQHKYGGDKSSDAWKEKLSSHPYVRKLLSSPILVQALHVQYDETNPNSALNWLERWTISCIWKPVSKPKIVTDGKPQVRRASYAMETHSAKLKRNVRKSSTATVETQANTVESEKWKRNPRKLNGSPADSVPDSQLSELEKVKRNLKKAANSMAEASKISTKADVLKVPNSIADELKILGSMAEPSKKSSILNGISDHQDSECEKALESTREALFPLETQDSHSGNLLENSNISKLVPDIKYDLEASFLGDKVNEPTTVAQADEVIQLQNLDNGYDIIERKEETRSKEEPLPNGSLKTKRRSSFSNSEYPESGTKNTPVPSRKPSYMAPTESLKAKLRGPPRLDSDLPVDKNAFTRRKSLPSAANNRAIKTEWRR; encoded by the exons ATGGGGAAGTCCCCGGCCAAGTGGATAAAGTCCGTGCTCCTCGGGAAGAAATCAACAAAATCCAATTCTACCAAGGCAAAGGATCTTCCAGCA AAGGCTGCAAACAGCAACGGATGCACTGCTGGGAAGGAGCCTGAATCCTCTGATAATTCTCCCCTCATCTCGGAGCCGGTACTTGTTAGCTCCCACAATGTGTCTGAAATTTCCAACTTGCCCAATGGGAGGGCAATCGAAAACATGGTTAGAGTTGGGTCCGACACGCAAATTAGTCCAGAGAAACTGAGAGAAGAACTAGCAGCAGTGAAGGCGCAAGCCGCTTTTCGAGGTTACCTG GCACGCAGGGCCTTCCGCGCATTAAAAGGTATCATCAGACTTCAGGCACTGATTCGAGGGCATCTTGTAAGGAGGCAGGCCGTTTCAACCCTTCGTGGAACATGGTTGATTGTGAAGTTTCAAGCTCTAGTTCGTGGAAGAAATGTTAGATTTTCTAGTGCTGCCACGCAATTAGCTGTGAAGTTTGGTCAACATAAGTATGGG GGTGACAAGTCGTCGGATGCATGGAAGGAGAAGCTATCTTCACATCCATATGTTCGAAAG CTTCTGTCTTCACCAATTTTGGTACAAGCTCTTCACGTTCAGTATGATGAGACAAACCCCAATTCAGCCCTCAACTGGCTGGAGAGATGGACAATAAGCTGCATCTGGAAGCCTGTTTCCAAACCAAAAATAGTTACTGACGGGAAACCACAAGTAAGGAGGGCCAGTTATGCCATGGAAACTCACTCAGCAAAGTTAAAGCGCAATGTTCGGAAGTCTTCTACTGCCACTGTTGAGACTCAGGCAAATACCGTTGAATCTGAAAAATGGAAAAGAAACCCACGGAAATTGAATGGCTCACCTGCTGATTCAGTACCAGACAGCCAGTTATCTGAACTTGAGAAGGTTAAAAGGAACCTTAAGAAGGCAGCTAACTCCATGGCTGAAGCCTCTAAGATATCTACCAAGGCTGATGTGTTGAAGGTACCTAATTCCATAGCTGATGAGCTGAAGATACTTGGTTCCATGGCTGAACCCTCAAAAAAATCCAGCATACTGAACGGTATCTCTGACCATCAAGACAGCGAATGCGAGAAAGCACTAGAGAGTACACGTGAGGCTCTGTTTCCTCTTGAAACTCAAGATTCTCACAGTGGCAATCTTTTGGAAAATTCAAATATAAGTAAGTTGGTACCTGACATAAAATATGATCTAGAAGCATCATTCTTAGGGGACAAAGTTAATGAACCCACTACTGTCGCTCAAGCAGATGAAGTCATACAACTGCAGAACCTTGATAACGGATATGATATTATAGAAAGGAAAGAAGAGACTAGGTCCAAGGAAGAACCTCTGCCTAATGGAAGCCTTAAAACCAAGAGAAGGTCTTCGTTCTCTAATTCAGAATACCCTGAGAGTGGAACCAAGAATACTCCAGTTCCATCAAGGAAGCCAAGCTATATGGCTCCAACAGAATCGTTAAAGGCGAAATTGCGAGGACCACCCAGATTAGACTCTGATCTACCAGTGGACAAGAATGCCTTCACTCGACGTAAGTCTCTTCCTTCTGCTGCAAACA ATAGAGCAATCAAAACAGAATGGAGGCGGTGA
- the LOC123070343 gene encoding MRN complex-interacting protein isoform X3, with protein sequence MATLFLALQCVECSTMQVKQQKKSSNKWACVVCNRRQSVLRVHARGYRAADLRRFVQDANLARGRGAPVREADWDPPVAGDQQDEPPREKKRMDWSEYLDDTGERHAGRGFADSRDDGIEVTTELPQERPKAPSLKRPRKAQLGVAGKRPKPPINPSLSKMQQMEQGPTCSTVCSATSTAEAQRSKFSKYLDSSFFEDRNQEGSGLHWTDLDESAPTTEVVVDDEVHPDFM encoded by the exons ATGGCGACGCTCTTCCTCGCCCTGCAGTGCGTGGAGTGCTCCACCATGCAG GTGAAGCAGCAGAAGAAGAGCAGCAACAAGTGGGCGTGCGTGGTGTGCAACCGGCGCCAGTCCGTGCTCCGGGTGCACGCCCGCGGCTACCGCGCCGCCGACCTGCGCCGCTTCGTCCAGGACGCGAACCTCGCACGCGGCCGCGGCGCGCCCGTGCGCGAGGCGGACTGGGACCCGCCGGTGGCCGGGGATCAACAAGACGAGCCCCCGAGGGAGAAGAAGCGGATGGACTGGTCCGAGTACCTGGACGACACCGGGGAGCGTCATGCCGGCCGCGGCTTTGCCGATTCTCGTGATGATG GGATTGAAGTGACAACTGAGCTACCCCAGGAAAGACCTAAAGCTCCTTCCTTGAAGAGGCCCCGAAAAGCCCAATTGGGTGTAGCTGGAAAGAGGCCCAAACCACCAATCAACCCCTCTTTATCCAAGATGCAGCAAATGGAACAAGGTCCAACTTGCTCAACTGTCTGCTCTGCAACTTCTACTGCTGAAG CACAAAGATCAAAGTTCAGCAAGTATTTGGACAGTAGCTTCTTTGAAGATAGAAATCAGGAGGGTTCTGGGCTCCATTGGACTGACCTTGATGAAAGTGCTCCCACTACTGAGGTAGTGGTGGATGATGAGGTACACCCCGATTTCATGTGA